One window of the Silurus meridionalis isolate SWU-2019-XX chromosome 24, ASM1480568v1, whole genome shotgun sequence genome contains the following:
- the dand5 gene encoding DAN domain family member 5 gives MRAFGLINFAALIASLCALPRHVPDHEFSGDGAEEPIRGSVRVVKLSPHFLRHSPGALMKRGPFPAFLAMGRPGPSAHARAPPAPLPHLSASYTGAHAKRRQGLEMWQRVMQKSEATKEVLSLPFNSKDAGTQSCAALPFTQRITEEGCEPITVHNKLCFGQCSSMFVPPNGESGEHRGGPSCSRCGPSRARTVHVPMRCGSQVREKRVMLVEECKCETGREEEQKSDNMAMHL, from the exons ATGCGCGCATTCGGTTTGATCAATTTTGCGGCGTTGATTGCGTCTCTGTGCGCGCTCCCGCGGCACGTTCCAGACCACGAGTTCTCCGGCGACGGAGCGGAAGAGCCGATCAGGGGTTCGGTCAGAGTGGTGAAGCTGAGCCCGCACTTTCTGCGCCATTCCCCGGGCGCGCTGATGAAGAGGGGACCGTTCCCAGCCTTCTTGGCCATGGGTCGCCCGGGGCCTTCTGCGCACGCACGCGCACCCCCTGCGCCGCTCCCGCACCTGAGCGCGAGCTACACCGGCGCCCACGCCAAGAGGAGACAAGGCCTGGAGATGTGGCAGAGGGTGATGCAAAAAAGCGAGGCGACCAAAGAGGTTCTGTCACTGCCATTTAACTCCAAAGATGCGGGAACGCAGAGCTGCGCGGCGCTGCCTTTCACCCAG agAATAACCGAGGAGGGCTGCGAGCCGATAACCGTCCACAATAAACTGTGCTTCGGCCAGTGCAGCTCCATGTTCGTGCCCCCGAACGGAGAGTCCGGTGAGCACCGCGGCGGTCCGTCTTGCTCGCGCTGTGGCCCGTCCAGAGCGCGCACCGTGCACGTGCCCATGCGCTGCGGCTCGCAGGTGCGCGAAAAGCGCGTGATGCTGGTGGAGGAGTGCAAGTGCGAAACCGGGAGGGAGGAGGAACAGAAATCCGACAACATGGCCATGCATTTATAA